The following are encoded in a window of Diorhabda sublineata isolate icDioSubl1.1 chromosome 3, icDioSubl1.1, whole genome shotgun sequence genomic DNA:
- the LOC130442154 gene encoding calcyclin-binding protein, which produces MLKVSDMDKVDELKKDIAELESFQNQATRQKNKDILSIQIRKLISDVVNLEEKLKGENSYVPSTTQSAVSAIRRYEVKINNYAWDQSEKFVKFYITLKNVQTALAENICCEFTPKNINLSIKDVDNKDYKWEIKNLLQEIDPEKSSWKIKSDTVLINAAKKVPMNWSHVTEWEKKASESKVPKMDTEKLDPTEGLMSLMKNMYETGDDEMKRTIAKAWTESQQKNQSPNFLG; this is translated from the exons ATGTTGAAAGTAAGCGATATGGATAAAGTAGATGAA cTTAAAAAAGATATAGCGGaattagaaagttttcaaaaccAAGCCACTAGGCAAAAAAACAAGGATATTCTTTCTAtccaaataagaaaattgatatcCGATGTTGTGAATCTCGAGGAAAAATTGAAAGGTGAAAACTCGTATGTGCCGTCAACTACCCAATCTGCAGTTTCAGCCATCCGAAGATATGAAGTGAAAATTAACAACtatg CATGGGATCAATctgaaaaatttgtcaaattttatattacgttgaaaaatgtCCAGACAGCTCTAGCAGAAAACATCTGTTGTGAATTCAcaccaaaaaatataaatttgtcaATAAAAGATGTTGATAACAAAGATTATAAGTGGGAGATTAAAAACTTGCTCCAAGAAATTGATCCTGAAAAGAGCTCTTGGAAAATAAAATCCG atacTGTATTAATAAATGCTGCTAAAAAGGTACCAATGAATTGGTCCCATGTTACTGAATGGGAAAAGAAAGCTAGTGAAAGTAAAGTTCCTAAAATGGATACAGAAAAATTGGATCCCACTGAAGGTCTCAtgtcattaatgaaaaatat gtACGAAACTGGTGACGATGAGATGAAAAGAACAATTGCTAAAGCTTGGACAGAGAGTCAACAGAAAAACCAGTCGCCAAATTTCTTAGGTTAA